In Flavobacterium sp. WV_118_3, one DNA window encodes the following:
- a CDS encoding ABC transporter ATPase, which translates to MYVPFDTMPEESRIWIYQANRKLSDDEMQEIEVALEEFVSNWAAHGTGLEASFITKYNRFIILTVNQEKQAATGCSIDASVQFIQDLEKKYEIDLLDKMNVTFRLGDFIAHKPLIEFKKMAKEKAVSGNTIVFNNLVNTLGEWQEFWEVPASESWHSRFF; encoded by the coding sequence ATGTACGTACCTTTTGATACTATGCCTGAAGAATCCCGAATCTGGATTTATCAGGCCAACCGAAAACTTAGCGACGATGAAATGCAGGAAATTGAAGTCGCTTTGGAAGAATTTGTATCCAACTGGGCCGCTCATGGAACCGGTCTGGAAGCTTCTTTTATCACCAAATACAACCGTTTTATCATTTTAACGGTTAACCAGGAGAAACAAGCAGCAACAGGTTGTTCGATTGATGCGTCGGTTCAGTTTATACAGGATCTGGAAAAGAAATACGAAATCGACTTGTTGGACAAAATGAATGTAACGTTTCGTTTAGGTGACTTTATTGCCCACAAACCGTTGATTGAGTTTAAGAAGATGGCCAAAGAAAAAGCCGTGTCCGGTAACACTATTGTTTTTAATAATTTAGTGAATACACTGGGAGAGTGGCAGGAATTTTGGGAAGTTCCGGCTAGTGAAAGCTGGCATAGTCGCTTCTTCTAA
- a CDS encoding (Fe-S)-binding protein → MSANLVVPTMAEMMAEGKQPEVLFWVGCSGSFDDRAKKITKAFVKILNQANVSFAVLGTEESCTGDPAKRAGNEFLFQMQAMMNIEVMNAYEVKKVVTACPHCFNTIKNEYPELGGSYEVVHHTQFLKSLLDDGRLTIEGGQFKGKKITFHDPCYLGRANNVYEAPRELIQKLDAELVEMKRSRANGLCCGAGGAQMFKEPEKGNKDINVERTEDALETQPEIIAAGCPFCNTMLTDGVKFKEKEHEIKVMDVAELIANAKDL, encoded by the coding sequence ATGTCAGCAAATTTAGTAGTTCCTACAATGGCCGAAATGATGGCAGAGGGAAAACAGCCGGAAGTCCTTTTTTGGGTCGGTTGTTCGGGAAGTTTTGACGATAGAGCGAAAAAAATAACCAAAGCGTTTGTAAAAATATTAAATCAGGCCAACGTATCCTTTGCCGTATTGGGCACGGAAGAAAGTTGTACCGGTGATCCGGCAAAAAGAGCCGGAAACGAATTCCTGTTCCAAATGCAGGCGATGATGAATATTGAAGTGATGAATGCCTACGAAGTGAAAAAAGTCGTAACGGCATGTCCGCACTGTTTTAATACTATCAAAAACGAATACCCGGAATTGGGCGGAAGCTACGAAGTGGTCCACCATACCCAGTTTTTAAAATCCCTTTTGGACGACGGACGATTAACGATCGAAGGCGGACAGTTTAAAGGTAAAAAAATCACCTTCCACGATCCGTGTTATTTAGGACGTGCGAATAATGTTTATGAAGCACCACGTGAGCTAATCCAGAAACTGGATGCGGAATTAGTGGAAATGAAACGTTCGCGTGCCAACGGACTTTGTTGCGGAGCCGGAGGAGCACAGATGTTTAAAGAACCTGAAAAAGGAAATAAAGATATTAATGTAGAGCGTACCGAAGATGCGCTGGAAACCCAACCGGAAATCATAGCAGCCGGCTGTCCGTTCTGTAATACCATGTTGACCGACGGTGTGAAATTCAAAGAAAAAGAACACGAGATCAAGGTAATGGACGTGGCAGAATTAATTGCTAATGCCAAAGATTTATAA
- a CDS encoding (Fe-S)-binding protein produces MSYLDNILFAIILVLGIGFFVQNVKKLIRNIKLGQDVDRTDNPKERWRNMAMIALGQSKMVKRPVAGILHIIVYLGFIIINIEVLEILIDGLFGTHRVFSFLGGFYNVLIGSFEVLAFLVIVAIATFYIRRNIIQLKRFISNDLTGWPKSDANNILYFETVLMVLFLVLNAADLHLQTLGVGHYNQAGAFPVSQFIAPIFNGISENIVVLIERAAWWLHIVGILIFLNYLYYSKHLHILLAFPNTYFANLKPQGQFDNLESVTKEVKLMMDPNADPFAAAPEGEEPVHSKFGASDVQDLNWVQLLNAYTCTECGRCTSSCPANQTGKKLSPRKIMMDTRDRLEEVGKNIDTNKGVFVPDGKSLLNDYISTEELWACTSCNACVEECPVNISPLSIIMDMRRYLVMEQSAAPMELNSMMTNIENNGAPWQYNQMDRLNWKDEN; encoded by the coding sequence ATGAGTTATTTAGATAATATACTATTTGCCATTATCCTTGTTTTAGGAATCGGTTTTTTTGTGCAGAACGTCAAAAAACTAATCCGTAACATTAAATTAGGACAGGATGTTGATCGTACCGATAATCCGAAGGAAAGATGGCGGAACATGGCGATGATTGCTTTAGGACAATCGAAAATGGTTAAAAGACCAGTTGCCGGAATCTTACACATCATAGTATATTTAGGATTCATTATTATCAATATTGAAGTATTGGAAATCCTGATCGACGGTTTATTCGGAACCCACCGTGTTTTCTCCTTTTTGGGCGGATTCTATAATGTATTGATCGGTTCGTTCGAAGTATTAGCTTTTTTAGTAATTGTAGCTATTGCAACGTTCTATATCCGAAGAAATATCATCCAATTAAAACGTTTTATCAGCAATGATTTAACCGGATGGCCAAAAAGTGACGCAAATAATATTCTATATTTCGAAACGGTATTGATGGTTTTATTTCTGGTTTTAAATGCGGCCGATTTGCATTTACAGACACTAGGCGTAGGCCATTACAATCAGGCGGGAGCTTTTCCGGTTTCGCAATTTATCGCACCGATCTTTAACGGAATTTCCGAAAACATCGTGGTATTGATCGAAAGAGCAGCCTGGTGGTTGCATATTGTGGGAATCCTGATCTTCCTGAATTATTTGTATTATTCGAAGCACCTACATATTCTATTGGCTTTCCCGAATACTTATTTTGCCAACCTAAAACCACAGGGACAGTTTGATAATCTGGAATCGGTTACCAAAGAAGTAAAACTAATGATGGATCCGAATGCTGATCCGTTTGCAGCAGCACCGGAAGGAGAAGAACCGGTACATTCCAAATTTGGAGCCAGCGATGTTCAGGATTTAAACTGGGTTCAGTTGCTAAATGCATATACCTGTACCGAATGTGGACGTTGTACGTCGTCATGTCCGGCAAACCAAACGGGTAAAAAGCTGTCACCAAGAAAGATCATGATGGATACCCGCGACCGACTGGAGGAAGTAGGGAAGAATATTGATACCAATAAAGGCGTATTTGTGCCGGACGGTAAATCATTGTTAAACGACTATATTTCAACGGAAGAACTATGGGCCTGTACCTCTTGTAACGCCTGTGTGGAAGAATGTCCGGTAAACATCAGTCCGCTTTCCATCATCATGGACATGCGTCGTTACCTGGTAATGGAGCAAAGTGCCGCGCCGATGGAATTAAACAGTATGATGACCAACATCGAAAACAACGGAGCACCTTGGCAGTACAACCAAATGGACCGTTTGAACTGGAAAGACGAAAACTAA
- a CDS encoding MlaD family protein: protein MKITREVKTAILVITSIVVCLWGYSFLKGKNLFDSNRKFYVVYDNVEGLSPSAAVTINGLVVGKISAIEIQPNTGKLLVEMQIKNDFAISKSSVASIYEPGFIGGKQIAILPNFKDTNIAQSGDYLQADVKMGLTAKLEDKLAPIQEKLNKVLESTDVLLTNINNVMDAQTQANLKNSLAELNKTLTNFSAASVNVNHLLADNKGKLDHTITNIDKVSTNFAKMSDSLAKANIGKTVKNLESTLANVDKIMNDLQSGKGTMGKLLKDDAMYKNLAGASKQLELLLGDMKLNPKRYVHFSLFGKKAAPYVAPEEEKTTTEQKQ, encoded by the coding sequence TTGAAAATAACTAGAGAAGTTAAAACAGCAATTTTAGTCATTACCTCTATAGTGGTATGTTTATGGGGTTATAGTTTTCTGAAAGGAAAAAATCTATTCGACTCCAATCGTAAATTTTATGTTGTATATGATAACGTAGAAGGTTTATCACCTTCGGCGGCCGTAACGATAAACGGATTGGTAGTAGGGAAAATATCCGCTATCGAAATCCAGCCAAACACCGGGAAATTACTGGTGGAAATGCAAATTAAAAATGATTTTGCGATTTCGAAATCGAGTGTAGCCAGTATTTACGAACCGGGATTTATCGGTGGAAAGCAAATTGCAATCCTTCCGAATTTCAAAGATACCAATATAGCACAGTCCGGCGACTATTTACAAGCCGATGTGAAAATGGGATTAACAGCCAAACTGGAAGATAAACTGGCACCGATTCAGGAAAAATTGAATAAAGTTCTGGAAAGTACCGATGTATTGCTAACCAACATTAATAATGTAATGGACGCGCAAACACAGGCGAACTTAAAAAACAGTCTGGCGGAATTAAACAAAACGCTGACCAACTTTAGTGCGGCTTCGGTAAATGTAAACCATTTACTGGCAGACAATAAAGGGAAATTGGATCATACGATTACGAATATTGATAAAGTATCGACTAATTTTGCTAAGATGTCCGATTCATTAGCGAAAGCAAACATTGGTAAAACGGTTAAAAACCTGGAAAGCACATTGGCTAATGTCGACAAGATCATGAACGACTTACAGTCCGGAAAAGGAACTATGGGGAAATTGTTAAAAGACGATGCCATGTACAAAAATCTGGCAGGCGCTTCCAAGCAACTGGAACTATTGTTAGGCGACATGAAGCTAAACCCGAAACGATATGTACATTTTTCTTTATTCGGAAAAAAAGCAGCTCCTTATGTAGCGCCGGAAGAAGAGAAAACAACAACAGAACAAAAACAATAA
- a CDS encoding N-acetylmuramoyl-L-alanine amidase codes for MRGNIKFNFIRPIFLLLFFHTAFAQNNTKFKVVLDAGHGGNDFGAVYHGYVEKNNALNVALKVGKLLEKDPNIQVIYTRKTDVFIELDERANIANRNDANIFVSIHCNANKNLAASGTETYVMGVTRNASNLEVAKKENAVVTMESDYKMKYDGYDPNSPESLIGMTLLQEEYIEQSIDLAARIQDGFENGLGRKSRGVKQAGFLVLRKIYMPRVLIEMGFVSNKEEGSYLSSDNGQEELAKAIADAITGYKKEYFVPGVSVGRDERPTPSKTVEKEREKEKDTKVVKVDSTKVTKEIKKEIKKEIKPVTSSKGVVFKVQISASGKKLDLTPSNFKGLNNISMEEDKTIIKYYYGQVKEHSEAKELLNEAKEKGFTSAFIVAFKDGKKISIQEALK; via the coding sequence ATGAGAGGGAACATCAAGTTTAATTTTATAAGACCAATTTTTTTACTATTGTTTTTCCATACTGCTTTTGCTCAAAATAATACAAAATTTAAGGTTGTTTTGGATGCCGGACACGGTGGTAATGACTTTGGTGCCGTTTATCACGGCTATGTTGAAAAAAACAACGCCCTGAACGTAGCACTAAAAGTAGGGAAATTATTGGAAAAAGACCCTAACATACAGGTGATTTACACCCGTAAGACCGATGTTTTTATCGAATTGGACGAAAGAGCCAACATTGCGAACCGAAATGATGCTAATATTTTTGTATCCATTCACTGTAATGCCAATAAAAATCTGGCAGCTTCCGGAACCGAAACCTATGTAATGGGGGTTACCCGTAACGCGTCCAACCTTGAAGTAGCGAAAAAAGAGAATGCCGTGGTTACGATGGAGAGCGATTATAAAATGAAATACGACGGATACGACCCGAATTCTCCGGAATCGTTAATCGGAATGACACTTTTACAGGAAGAATATATCGAACAAAGTATTGATTTGGCTGCCCGTATTCAGGATGGTTTCGAAAACGGATTGGGACGAAAAAGCCGTGGTGTAAAACAGGCGGGATTCCTGGTATTGCGTAAAATCTATATGCCACGCGTATTGATCGAGATGGGATTCGTATCCAATAAAGAAGAAGGATCGTATTTGAGTTCGGATAACGGTCAGGAAGAATTGGCCAAAGCCATCGCCGATGCTATCACCGGTTATAAGAAAGAATACTTCGTACCGGGTGTTTCCGTAGGAAGAGACGAAAGACCAACACCGTCTAAAACAGTCGAAAAAGAACGGGAAAAAGAAAAAGATACCAAAGTAGTTAAGGTAGATTCCACAAAAGTTACCAAAGAAATTAAAAAAGAAATTAAAAAAGAAATCAAACCGGTTACATCTTCAAAAGGAGTAGTGTTTAAAGTACAGATTTCGGCCAGTGGTAAAAAGTTGGATTTAACACCAAGCAACTTTAAAGGGCTGAATAACATTTCGATGGAAGAAGATAAGACCATTATTAAATATTACTATGGACAAGTAAAAGAGCATTCCGAAGCCAAAGAACTTTTAAACGAAGCGAAAGAAAAAGGCTTTACATCGGCCTTTATCGTGGCCTTTAAGGATGGTAAAAAGATTAGTATCCAGGAAGCATTAAAATAA
- a CDS encoding putative LPS assembly protein LptD, with protein MRTNLFHIVLLSFFLLVGKHEIYSQENRSLTKNIPAEKQKDSIHLNPDSLKKPTVETKNDTIKKKKSSIDGIVKRKAKDYEKIDQKKKQLTLYNEAELYYKDIELKSGIIVLDYDKDEVYAGRIKDSLGNYTQFPYFKQGQNVVEPDSIRFNFKTKKAKIWNSRTEQSDFRIKAEVSKRENDSVYFMKNARFTTSKNIDDPEYYFLARKIKFVPGKKVVVGLTNMVIADVPTPLGLPFGYFPMSETSASGFIIPSFGDTRDRGYFLQNGGYYFALSDYYDLAVLGDYYTNGSYALRFESSYAKRYAFNGRVNIRFENQIQSERGFPDYTKRREYNIQWSHSQDSKASPNSRFSASVNLGSSQYFRNTLNMLNVGSSLNNNMSSSVSYSQTLQTIPQVNFSVTATHSQNTNTEIIDMTLPTFQASVDRIFPFAKRDELKKGIFKNINFQYNLRAENRIRTTDSLFFSAQMFRDSKTGFQHSIPISTNFKIFKFFSVTAGTNYNEVWYLKTISKDFDASKNTVVTNDINGFDAYRTYNFTSNIGTTIYGTFNFGDDKKIQAIRHVMRPSVSYSYLPSFSQYYDTYAIDATGTTRADYSRFENGIFGAPGRTMANNIGFTLSNTFEAKVRDKDETKTEPKKVMLLNNLNFSTNYNMAADSLAWSPVTISGGTQFFNNKMNVNFGSTLDLYAIDNAGRRINKFNIDNGGSLFRMTSANITINYSLSSSDFGPSSDKNSKANDQNVMNGGRGDDLFGRATDLSDNRHSLFKDKEDDGKDKFKGFYQLALPWDLQFAYSLTYGNSNRENEIVTNSLMVSGNIDLTPQWKVGVSTGYDFARKGVSFTQFRFERDLLSWRMSFNWVPFGTYSYWGFFIGIKSSVLSDIKWDKRSLPDRRLR; from the coding sequence TTGCGTACAAACTTATTTCATATCGTTTTATTGTCATTTTTTCTTCTCGTAGGAAAACATGAAATCTATTCTCAGGAAAACCGGTCCTTAACTAAAAACATACCCGCTGAAAAACAGAAAGATAGTATCCATCTGAACCCTGACAGTTTAAAAAAACCGACTGTCGAAACCAAGAACGATACTATCAAAAAAAAGAAGTCCTCTATTGACGGTATTGTGAAGCGTAAAGCAAAAGATTACGAAAAAATTGATCAAAAAAAGAAACAACTAACCCTCTATAACGAGGCCGAATTATACTATAAAGACATCGAATTAAAGTCCGGAATCATCGTATTAGACTATGACAAAGACGAAGTATATGCGGGACGAATCAAAGACAGTTTAGGAAATTACACCCAATTCCCCTATTTTAAACAGGGACAAAACGTAGTCGAACCCGATTCAATTCGTTTCAATTTTAAGACAAAAAAAGCCAAAATTTGGAACTCCAGAACCGAGCAAAGTGATTTCCGTATCAAAGCAGAGGTTTCCAAAAGAGAAAATGATTCGGTGTATTTTATGAAAAATGCCCGTTTTACCACTTCAAAAAATATCGACGATCCGGAGTATTATTTCCTGGCGCGAAAAATCAAATTTGTACCCGGTAAAAAAGTAGTTGTTGGTCTTACCAATATGGTTATCGCCGATGTACCAACTCCTTTAGGATTGCCTTTTGGTTATTTTCCGATGAGCGAAACATCCGCTTCCGGTTTTATTATTCCTTCCTTTGGTGACACCCGTGATCGGGGTTATTTCCTTCAGAACGGTGGTTATTATTTCGCTTTAAGCGATTATTATGACCTTGCGGTTTTAGGGGATTATTATACCAACGGAAGTTATGCCCTCCGATTTGAAAGCAGTTATGCCAAACGCTATGCTTTTAACGGACGGGTAAATATCCGTTTCGAAAATCAGATTCAAAGCGAAAGAGGATTTCCCGATTATACCAAACGACGCGAATACAACATTCAATGGTCGCATTCTCAGGATTCCAAAGCCAGTCCTAATTCCCGATTCTCCGCATCGGTCAATTTAGGTAGTAGCCAGTATTTCCGTAATACGTTAAACATGCTTAATGTCGGTTCTTCCCTGAATAATAACATGAGTTCGTCGGTTTCCTATTCGCAGACCTTACAAACTATTCCTCAGGTGAACTTTTCGGTAACCGCTACGCACTCGCAAAATACCAATACGGAAATTATTGATATGACGCTACCTACTTTTCAGGCTAGCGTGGATCGTATTTTTCCGTTCGCCAAAAGAGACGAACTTAAAAAAGGAATCTTTAAAAATATCAACTTCCAGTATAATCTTAGAGCCGAAAACAGAATCCGTACTACCGATTCCCTGTTTTTCTCCGCTCAAATGTTCCGGGATTCCAAAACCGGTTTCCAACATAGTATTCCGATTAGTACCAACTTTAAAATATTCAAGTTTTTTAGCGTTACCGCTGGTACCAACTATAACGAAGTATGGTATTTAAAAACCATCAGTAAAGACTTCGACGCTTCAAAAAATACAGTTGTTACTAACGACATCAACGGTTTTGACGCCTATCGTACCTATAACTTTACCTCCAACATCGGAACTACTATTTACGGTACGTTTAACTTTGGAGATGATAAAAAAATCCAGGCCATTCGTCACGTAATGCGTCCGAGCGTTTCCTATTCCTACCTACCAAGTTTTAGCCAGTATTATGATACCTATGCGATCGATGCTACCGGAACGACACGTGCGGATTACTCGCGTTTCGAAAACGGAATCTTCGGTGCTCCCGGAAGAACCATGGCAAACAATATTGGTTTTACGTTAAGTAATACTTTCGAAGCCAAAGTACGCGATAAAGACGAAACCAAAACGGAACCGAAAAAAGTGATGTTGTTAAACAACCTTAACTTTTCCACGAATTACAATATGGCAGCCGACTCATTGGCATGGTCGCCGGTAACTATTTCCGGAGGAACACAGTTCTTTAACAATAAAATGAATGTCAACTTTGGCTCTACACTCGATCTATATGCGATTGACAATGCCGGCAGACGAATCAACAAATTTAATATAGACAACGGAGGTAGCTTGTTTCGTATGACCAGTGCCAATATTACTATTAATTACAGCCTTTCCAGTTCCGATTTCGGACCAAGTTCAGATAAAAACTCAAAAGCTAACGATCAGAATGTTATGAACGGAGGCCGTGGCGATGATTTATTCGGACGCGCTACCGACCTGAGCGATAACAGACATAGTTTGTTTAAAGACAAAGAAGACGACGGTAAAGACAAATTTAAAGGGTTTTACCAACTGGCACTCCCTTGGGACTTACAATTTGCCTATTCCCTAACCTATGGAAACAGCAATCGTGAAAACGAGATTGTAACCAATTCCCTGATGGTTTCCGGGAATATCGACTT